The following proteins are co-located in the Apium graveolens cultivar Ventura chromosome 5, ASM990537v1, whole genome shotgun sequence genome:
- the LOC141724997 gene encoding cytochrome P450 CYP749A22-like — MGLIAYLIVFVSGFMALYVLLALTRFVGKVWWNPIRVQSKMKLQGITGPSYKFFYGNTKEILKMRSSSMAEPMNDLSHHIFPRILPHVHSWKNNYGANFLNWYGYQAQLVVTEAELIKEILNNKDNSFPKIELEGYAKKLLGDGLSSSTGEKWLKLRKLSNHVFHAENLKNMIPTMVTSVGKMLERWKEYENKEIEVFEEFRLLTSEVISKTAFGSSYLEGEDMFKMLMKLTLIVSRNLHIVRLPVISKIIKTKDDIESEKLEQGIHDCISKMINRREKETSGTMESMVGGDFLGSLLEAYHDKDVSKRLLMQDMVDECKTFYFAGHETTTSLLGWTILLLSTNKQWQEKARNEVVELFGQTNPTSDGIPRLKTMNMIIEESLRLYPPVPAIKRKVKRRVQLGNLMLPPHLELYISPLALHHDPQIWGEDVHIFKPERFAKGVANATKNTAAAFLPFGFGPRTCVGLNFAIVEAKIALAMILQRYAFTLSPTYVHSPIQTFMVRPQHGVQIILLPLGSTQ, encoded by the exons ATGGGTTTGATTGCATATCTGATCGTCTTTGTTTCAGGTTTTATGGCCTTGTACGTTCTTTTGGCCCTTACTAGATTTGTTGGCAAAGTATGGTGGAATCCCATCCGCGTACAGTCCAAGATGAAACTGCAGGGAATAACAGGTCCTTCTTACAAATTTTTTTATGGGAACACCAAAGAAATCTTAAAAATGAGAAGTAGTTCAATGGCAGAACCTATGAATGATCTTTCGCACCATATATTCCCCAGGATTCTACCTCATGTACACTCTTGGAAGAACAACTATG GTGCAAACTTTCTGAACTGGTATGGTTATCAAGCCCAACTGGTGGTGACAGAAGCTGAGCTAATCAAAGAGATACTGAACAACAAGGACAATTCTTTTCCGAAGATAGAGCTTGAAGGCTATGCAAAGAAGCTATTAGGAGATGGGCTCTCATCAAGCACTGGAGAAAAATGGCTTAAGCTTCGCAAACTGTCCAATCATGTATTCCATGCAGAAAACTTGAAA AACATGATTCCAACAATGGTCACAAGTGTCGGAAAGATGCTGGAAAGGTGGAAAGAGTATGAAAACAAAGAAATTGAGGTGTTTGAAGAATTCAGGCTCTTGACATCAGAAGTCATTTCCAAGACGGCTTTTGGCAGCAGTTATTTGGAAGGTGAAGATATGTTCAAGATGTTGATGAAGTTGACCTTGATAGTTTCTAGAAATCTTCACATAGTAAGGCTTCCTGTCATAAG TAAAATAATAAAGACTAAAGACGATATAGAGTCGGAGAAGCTTGAGCAAGGAATTCATGATTGCATATCGAAGATGATAAATAGAAGAGAGAAAGAAACTTCTGGCACGATGGAGAGTATGGTAGGTGGAGATTTTCTTGGGAGTCTGTTGGAGGCTTACCACGACAAAGATGTGAGCAAGAGATTACTAATGCAAGATATGGTAGATGAGTGCAAAACTTTCTATTTTGCTGGTCATGAAACAACGACATCGTTGCTTGGATGGACTATTCTTCTTCTTAGTACCAACAAACAATGGCAAGAAAAAGCCAGAAATGAGGTAGTTGAATTGTTTGGCCAGACAAATCCTACTTCAGATGGCATTCCTAGGCTCAAAACT ATGAACATGATTATTGAAGAATCACTAAGACTATACCCTCCAGTGCCTGCAATCAAAAGGAAGGTTAAGAGACGAGTTCAACTAGGAAACTTGATGCTTCCGCCTCATCTAGAGCTATACATTTCACCACTAGCACTCCATCATGATCCTCAAATATGGGGAGAAGATGTTCATATCTTCAAACCAGAAAGATTTGCAAAAGGTGTTGCTAATGCTACCAAAAATACAGCAGCAGCATTTTTGCCATTTGGATTTGGCCCTCGTACTTGTGTGGGATTAAATTTTGCTATTGTCGAAGCAAAGATAGCACTTGCAATGATACTTCAACGATATGCTTTCACATTATCACCGACCTATGTTCATTCCCCAATTCAGACATTCATGGTTCGACCTCAACACGGAGTTCAAATAATTCTTCTTCCACTTGGAAGTACACAATAA
- the LOC141661673 gene encoding uncharacterized protein LOC141661673 encodes MNETIVLGNQSQHQPSASNRRKRKTSGKSKNNVENNNVIDVDDYDYDDVIVIDFPALFPKRVRKSGTIVCVDDDRSIICVDDDNDGIDVEFEVSSGKLKEQWEKAFSKRKIEAEKAQELLLLQKKKDAEISLLLDIERRQSQRIEEVRGTQKQDEENLNLKEKLRAKVKSDLSKLESTCRDMASVLRGLGIQVNGGADEVRVAIKRALLSFHPDRADQSDIHQQVEAEEKFKLINRMKEKFAK; translated from the exons ATGAATGAAACAATTGTCTTGGGGAACCAAAGTCAACATCAACCTAGCGCTTCCAATAGAAGGAAGCGGAAGACTTCAGGAAAGAGCAAAAATAATGTGGAAAACAATAATGTCATTGATGTTGATGATTATGACTATGATGATGTCATAGTTATTGATTTCCCTGCATTATTTCCTAAGAGAGTAAGAAAATCAGGAACTATTGTTTGCGTTGATGATGATAGATCTATCATTTGTGTTGATGATGATAATGATGGCATAGATGTTGAATTTGAAGTATCTTCTGGAAAGCTTAAAGAGCAGTGGGAAAAAGCTTTCTCGAAGAGAAAAATTGAG GCGGAGAAAGCACAAGAATTGCTGCTATTGCAAAAGAAAAAAGATGCAGAGATTTCTTTATTGCTAGACATTGAGAGAAGGCAAAGCCAGCGTATTGAAGAAGTGCGTGGGACACAAAAGCAG GACGAGGAAAATTTGAACTTAAAGGAGAAACTGCGTGCTAAGGTTAAGAGTGACCTTAGTAAACTGGAGTCGACTTGCCGTGATATGGCATCAGTACTGCGTGGCCTAGGTATCCAAGTGAATGGTGGCGCAGATGAG GTGCGTGTCGCTATTAAAAGAGCATTGTTAAGCTTTCATCCCGATAGAGCTGATCAATCTGACATTCATCAACAAGTAGAAGCAGAAGAAAAGTTCAAGCTTATTAATCGCATGAAGGAGAAGTTTGCCAAATAA
- the LOC141660836 gene encoding putative mitochondrial protein AtMg00860, giving the protein MRINPNKCTFGVSNGKFLGYMVSARGIEANPEKIEAFINMEAPKCIRDIQKLTGRLSALWRFISRLAEKALPFFAVLKGSKNFEWGPECQRAFEEVKEYLTKAPLLMRPDPKETLHLYLAVSDRKP; this is encoded by the coding sequence ATGAGGATCAATCCGAACAAATGCACCTTCGGAGTCTCCAATGGCAAGTTCCTGGGCTACATGGTCAGTGCCCGTGGGATAGAGGCGAACCCCGAAAAGATCGAAGCATTCATTAATATGGAAGCCCCTAAATGCATCAGAGACATCCAGAAGCTGACCGGTCGGCTCTCCGCCCTTTGGCGTTTCATCTCCCGATTAGCCGAAAAGGCACTCCCCTTCTTCGCCGTGCTCAAAGGGTCAAAGAATTTTGAGTGGGGGCCCGAGTGCCAAAGGGCATTCGAAGAAGTGAAAGAATACCTTACTAAGGCACCACTCTTAATGAGGCCCGATCCGAAGGAAACTCTCCATCTTTATCTGGCCGTGTCCGACCGAAAACCCTAG